The Alteriqipengyuania halimionae genome contains a region encoding:
- a CDS encoding arginyltransferase: MTAPVRFPRFYVTSPAPCPYLPGKTERKVFTELSGPNSDALNEALGRIGFRRSQTVAYRPSCLDCRACVSVRVVADQFKASSSQKRTLKDNRDLVASECRPWATAEQFDLLQKYLSARHPGGGMNSMDEVDFADMVEHTPVTSYVIEYREPGDGVVPGRLVGCCLTDRQGDGLSMIYSFYDPEHVERSGLGNYIILDHIDRARAQGLPHVYLGYWVEGSSRMQYKVRFRPLELLGPNGWEPMSDTRQAELIADACRPRDKSFMFPGENKDGVGGGAPLHVEG, from the coding sequence GTGACGGCCCCGGTTCGCTTTCCCCGCTTCTATGTCACAAGCCCTGCGCCGTGCCCCTATTTGCCGGGCAAGACCGAGCGCAAGGTATTCACCGAATTGTCGGGTCCCAATTCCGATGCGCTCAACGAAGCGCTGGGCCGGATCGGTTTTCGCCGCAGCCAGACGGTCGCCTATCGCCCGTCATGCCTCGATTGCCGCGCCTGCGTATCCGTGCGGGTGGTGGCGGACCAGTTCAAGGCATCGTCGAGCCAGAAGCGTACGCTAAAGGACAACCGGGATCTCGTGGCGAGCGAATGCCGCCCATGGGCAACCGCCGAACAGTTTGACCTGTTGCAGAAATATCTTTCGGCGCGGCATCCGGGCGGCGGCATGAATTCGATGGACGAAGTCGATTTCGCGGATATGGTGGAACATACTCCGGTGACCAGCTATGTCATCGAGTATCGGGAGCCGGGTGACGGGGTCGTACCGGGCAGGCTCGTTGGATGCTGCCTCACAGACAGGCAGGGCGACGGGCTGTCGATGATCTATAGTTTTTACGACCCGGAACACGTAGAGCGCAGCGGTCTTGGAAACTACATCATCCTCGATCACATCGACCGCGCTCGGGCGCAAGGGCTCCCTCATGTCTATCTCGGCTACTGGGTCGAAGGCTCCTCGCGGATGCAATACAAGGTCCGCTTCCGCCCCCTCGAACTGCTCGGCCCCAATGGATGGGAGCCGATGTCCGACACGCGCCAGGCCGAGCTCATCGCCGATGCCTGCCGCCCCCGCGACAAGAGCTTCATGTTCCCAGGTGAAAACAAGGATGGCGTCGGCGGTGGCGCGCCGCTCCACGTCGAGGGCTGA